Proteins encoded by one window of Paenibacillus urinalis:
- a CDS encoding ABC transporter permease produces MRQFFLFFRKEMLEMRRSYKWLWVPLVFLMLGIMQPLVTRFMPVILESAGNMPKGMTITIELPSGTEVMGQTLSQYNSVGLMILVLSIMTLSSGERQSGVSQLIFAKPVSYLSYTAAKWASMLSLFTASFVLGYAGAWYYTVQIIGSVDTAAALRAGLLYLLWLWFTGSLTLLMSSLMNPAAGIAFVSLGAAILLSMASQWLPRFTTYSPGSLPQISTQWLQTSGEPTAALGAAILCLMCIIFFFLIAAYQVKIRKSKV; encoded by the coding sequence ATGAGGCAGTTCTTCTTGTTTTTTCGTAAAGAAATGCTGGAGATGAGACGCAGCTATAAATGGCTGTGGGTGCCGCTCGTGTTTTTGATGCTGGGGATCATGCAGCCATTGGTGACGCGTTTTATGCCGGTGATATTGGAATCAGCGGGCAATATGCCCAAAGGCATGACGATCACCATCGAGCTTCCTTCTGGGACGGAAGTGATGGGGCAGACGCTTAGTCAATACAACTCAGTCGGTCTCATGATTCTGGTGTTGTCCATCATGACCCTGAGTTCAGGAGAGCGCCAAAGCGGCGTCTCGCAGTTGATATTTGCGAAGCCGGTGTCTTACTTATCCTATACAGCGGCCAAGTGGGCAAGCATGCTGTCTCTCTTCACCGCGTCTTTCGTGCTAGGCTACGCGGGGGCCTGGTATTATACCGTGCAGATCATCGGAAGCGTTGATACCGCGGCAGCCTTAAGAGCAGGCCTTCTCTATTTGCTGTGGCTCTGGTTTACCGGATCGCTTACGCTGCTTATGAGTTCTCTAATGAATCCTGCAGCAGGCATTGCCTTCGTCAGCTTAGGGGCGGCAATACTGCTGTCCATGGCTTCACAATGGTTGCCACGGTTTACGACCTACAGCCCAGGTTCTTTACCGCAAATTTCGACGCAGTGGCTGCAGACAAGCGGTGAACCTACGGCTGCCTTAGGCGCGGCAATCCTTTGTTTGATGTGCATTATCTTCTTTTTCTTGATTGCAGCTTATCAAGTGAAGATAAGGAAATCCAAAGTATAA